The segment GTCGCGTTGCGGCCCGTGGGCACCTTGTTCGGGCCGTCGACGATCTTCCCGCCGTGGGCCGTCAGGAGCGCGGGCAGCCCGTCCAGGTCGTCCACGAGCACCGTGCTCTGCACCTCACGGAACGGGGCGAGGGCCTGCTCGTCCCCCGCGACGAGCAGGAAGCCGCCGAGGCTCGCGACCTCCACGCCACCGTGGGAGAAGCGGGTGCGGACGTCCTGGCCCGTCAGCGCGCGCAGTGCGGGCAGCGCCTCGTCCAGGTCGTACACGTAGAGCCGGGCGAGCGTCGCCAGTGCCTTCATGACCGAAATCCTCCAGGAAGCGTGTGCGGCCGGACGCTCAGGGCAGCTCCGGCAGGTCCTCGGCGAAGAGCAGGGTCAGGTCGTCGGTGCTCGGGTCCGCCAGCTGGGCGACGCGGCTCGCGTGCCGCTCCACCATCGCCTCGAAGGTCTGCCGGGCGGTGCGGCCGTTGCCGAACGCCGGGCCCTTCGGGATGGCCGTGAAGTACTTCAGCAGCGCCTCGGCGGCGCCCGGCGCCAGCCGGTACTCGTGCTCGTCTGCCTGCTGCTCCACGATCCTCAGCAGCTCCTCGGGGCCGTAGTCGCCGAAGGTGATGGTGCGGGAGAAGCGGGAGGCCACACCGGGGTTGACGGACAGGAAGCGCTCCATCTCGGCCGTGTAGCCGGCGACGATCACCACCACCGCGTCCCGGTGGTCCTCCATCAGCTTCACCAGCGTGTCGATGGCCTCCTTGCCGAAGTCGCGCCCGGCGTCCTGCGGGGAGAGCGCGTACGCCTCGTCGATGAACAGCACACCGCCGCGCGCCTTCTCGAACGCCTCCTGGGTGCGGATCGCCGTCGAACCGATGTGCTCGCCCACCAGGTCCACCCGGGAGACCTCCACCAGGTGGCCCTTCTCCAGCACGCCGAGGGAGGCGAGGATCTCGCCGTAGAGGCGGGCGACCGTCGTCTTGCCGGTGCCCGGGGAGCCGGTGAAGACCAGATGCCGCTTGACCGAGGCCGCCTTCAGCCCCGCCTGCTGCCGGCGCCGGCCCACCTCGATCATGTCCGTCAGCGCGCGCACCTCGCGCTTGACGCTCTCCAGGCCCACCAGCGCGTCGAGTTCTCCGAGCACGTCCTTCGACGTCCGCACCGGCTTCGCCGGCTGGGCGGGGGCGATCAGCGGCTCCTGCTCCGTGCTGCGCTGCCCGGGGATCGAACCGAGCAGCCCGGGGGAGGGCGACATGGTCTGTACGGAGGTCTCGCGGACCGTGGGCGGCCGCATGCCGCCGCTCTCGTCGCTGGTGCAGTCCTCCACGACCGGACCCGTGCCGGACGCGGTGTCCGGGCCCGCGTCGGCGAACTCGTAACCGCCGCGCGCACAGCGCTCCGTACGGCACTTGCGCAGGGTCGCCCGGCAGCCGTCGATCACATGGAAGCCGTAGCCGCCGCTGCCGCTGACCCGGCAGTTCAGGAAGCTGCCGCGGCCGCCGGCCGAGACGTAGAACCCGGCCTCGGCGGGGGAGTCGACCGTGCAGCGCTCGATGGTCGGGTCGGCTCCCTTGGTGACGATCACGCCGGTCTGCGTGCCGTCCAGGGTGCAGTTGTTCAGCGTGCCGCCGCTGCCGTGGTCGCGGAACCACGCTCCGGTCGCCGCCTCGCGGATCCGGCAGTCGTCGAGCTGCGCGGTCGCCCCGTCGCTCACCGACACCGCTGTGTTGCGCACCTGCGACAGATCGCTGTCCACGACGTCCGCGCGCGAACCGCGGTCCAGCACGAACAGCGCGTCCGGTACGTCGTGCACCCGGCAGGAGTCGAGGACGGCGGTGGCGCCGTCGCTGACCCACACCGCCGGATAGTCGCCGGTGCTGTCGAAGATCTCGCACTGGTGGGCGTCCACCCGGGTCCCCGGGTCCCACACCGACAGGCCGTTGCGCCCGAACTGACGGACCGTCGTCCGGGTCAGCGTGAGCACCGAACGGGAGCGCAGGTCGACGGCGTTCTCCGGGATGTCGTGCAGGTGGCAGTCGGCGAGGGTGAGGACGGCGTCCGTGTCCAGGGTGACGCCGTCGGCGGTGGTGCGGTGCACGTCGCAGTCGGTCAGCTGCGCGGTCGCCCGCTGGGTCACCTGCACGCCGGAGCCGCGGACCTCGTAGATCTCACAACCCACCGCCTCCAGCGCGGAGTTCTCGCCCGTCACGGTCACCCCGGTGCCCGAGGCGTGGTGCAGCCGGCAGCGCTCCAGGCGCGGATGCCCACCGCCCCGGACGGCCACGCCCGCCTGCCCGGCCGCGACGACCTCGCACTCCTCGAACACCCCGCCCCCGCCGTCGAGTACGGCGATGCCGATGCCGGCCGGGTTGTCGACGGTGCAGCGACGCACGGTCGGGCGGGCGCCACCGCGCACCTCGATGCCTGCGGCGGACCGGGTCACGATCCGCACGTCCATCAGCTCGGGTGTGCCCTCCTCGACCAGCAGCGCGGGTGCCGCCGCGTCCTGGCCCTCCACGTGCAGGTCCTGCACTACGGCCGAGGCGCGCACGGTGAGCGGCACACCGTCCACGGGCGCGATCCGAACCGAGCCGGGGGAGCCCTCGGGGCCACGGAGTGTCACCGCCCGCTGGACCACGAGGTTTTCCCGGTAGGTGCCCGGGGCGATGGTGAGGACGTCGCCGTCGGTGGCGGCCTCCAGGGCGGCGGCGAGCGACGCGTACTCGCCTGTGCGGCGCCGCCACCGCGACGTACCGGTGTGCGTCACCTGGACCGTGCCCTGTGCCATGGCGTTGCTGTGCCCCCACCTCGTCGTACTGATGGCTCGCTCCCACGGGGACTGCCGCCGGTGCCGGGACCACGACCGTGCTCAGCCCCTGGGGCTGGTACGCGTTCGCGCTCCCGGAAACCTGCGCGCGCCCCTGCGGTTCGCTCACCCGCGGGTTGTCGCCGAATGCGCTTCGGCCGGTCCACCGTAGCGTGTGCGTGCACGGTGGACTGACCAGAGCCGGAAGGCCGTCAGCAGCCGGTGCCCGCCTTGCCCCAGTCCGGGCCCGCCCGGTCCCAGGCCTGCTCCCAGCGTGCGTACCGGCCGCGGACCATGCGCCACACCGTGAGCCGCCTGCCGCCTTCGACCAGGCCCGCGGTCAGCAGGGCCGCGCCCATCCCGGCGAGCACCGCGTGTGTCGTGGCGGTGGCGGAGTCCAGCGGGCGGGTCGTTATTCGGCCGTGCGGGTCCGTCCAGAGTCCGAAGTGGGCGCCGGTGTGCGGGAACTTGAGATTCGCCAGGGCCGGGCCGTGCCGGGGGGTGCCGTCCGGTGCGGTCCAGTCGGCGAGGACGCGCCTGCGGATCTCGCGCGCCGGGGTGGTGTCGGGGTCGGTCTCCAGGGGGACCTCGCCCAGGTCGCGCAGCACCGTGGCCGTGACGAGGTGACGCGTGTGCCGCTGTTCGCGCACGGACCGCTGCAGCGAGTCCTGGGCGGCGGTGCCGACGAGGCAGCCGACCACGGGCGCGGCAACGGCGATCAGCACCAGCGCCACGAGGGCGACCCATGCCTCGGCCAGGTCGGTCGGGCGGCGCAGCGGATTGTGCCGCCAGCGCCACAGGCCACTGATTGCCCCCATCTCCCCACCCCCTTTCGCTCCGTCATAACCCCCGCCACGGGAGCGCATCC is part of the Streptomyces puniciscabiei genome and harbors:
- a CDS encoding right-handed parallel beta-helix repeat-containing protein, producing the protein MAQGTVQVTHTGTSRWRRRTGEYASLAAALEAATDGDVLTIAPGTYRENLVVQRAVTLRGPEGSPGSVRIAPVDGVPLTVRASAVVQDLHVEGQDAAAPALLVEEGTPELMDVRIVTRSAAGIEVRGGARPTVRRCTVDNPAGIGIAVLDGGGGVFEECEVVAAGQAGVAVRGGGHPRLERCRLHHASGTGVTVTGENSALEAVGCEIYEVRGSGVQVTQRATAQLTDCDVHRTTADGVTLDTDAVLTLADCHLHDIPENAVDLRSRSVLTLTRTTVRQFGRNGLSVWDPGTRVDAHQCEIFDSTGDYPAVWVSDGATAVLDSCRVHDVPDALFVLDRGSRADVVDSDLSQVRNTAVSVSDGATAQLDDCRIREAATGAWFRDHGSGGTLNNCTLDGTQTGVIVTKGADPTIERCTVDSPAEAGFYVSAGGRGSFLNCRVSGSGGYGFHVIDGCRATLRKCRTERCARGGYEFADAGPDTASGTGPVVEDCTSDESGGMRPPTVRETSVQTMSPSPGLLGSIPGQRSTEQEPLIAPAQPAKPVRTSKDVLGELDALVGLESVKREVRALTDMIEVGRRRQQAGLKAASVKRHLVFTGSPGTGKTTVARLYGEILASLGVLEKGHLVEVSRVDLVGEHIGSTAIRTQEAFEKARGGVLFIDEAYALSPQDAGRDFGKEAIDTLVKLMEDHRDAVVVIVAGYTAEMERFLSVNPGVASRFSRTITFGDYGPEELLRIVEQQADEHEYRLAPGAAEALLKYFTAIPKGPAFGNGRTARQTFEAMVERHASRVAQLADPSTDDLTLLFAEDLPELP
- a CDS encoding Rv1733c family protein, which codes for MGAISGLWRWRHNPLRRPTDLAEAWVALVALVLIAVAAPVVGCLVGTAAQDSLQRSVREQRHTRHLVTATVLRDLGEVPLETDPDTTPAREIRRRVLADWTAPDGTPRHGPALANLKFPHTGAHFGLWTDPHGRITTRPLDSATATTHAVLAGMGAALLTAGLVEGGRRLTVWRMVRGRYARWEQAWDRAGPDWGKAGTGC
- a CDS encoding VOC family protein, with the translated sequence MKALATLARLYVYDLDEALPALRALTGQDVRTRFSHGGVEVASLGGFLLVAGDEQALAPFREVQSTVLVDDLDGLPALLTAHGGKIVDGPNKVPTGRNAT